GCGTGGAGCAGAACGACCACCCGCGCCCAGTCTATGGTCTCGCTGATGGAGGGGGCCTTCTTCAGGTCCAGGCCCCGGATCTCCTGGATGAAGGAGACCAGCTGCTTCTCCAGCTTCTCCGGCAGGTCCGGGACGCGGCTGCGGACGATCCGGCGCTCCAGGGCGGCGTCGGGGAAGGGAATGAAGAGGTGGAGGCAGCGCCGTTTCAGGGCCTCGCTCAATTCCCGGGTGTTGTTGCTGGTGAGGAAGACAAAGGGGCGGGACGCCGCGGAGACCGTGCCGATCTCCGGAATGGACACCTGGTATTCCGAGAGGATCTCCAGGAGGAAGGCCTCGAACTCCTCGTCGGCCTTGTCGATCTCGTCCACCAGGAGGACCGCGCCGCCGGGGTGCTCCAGGGCCTTCAGGAGCGGCCGCGGCTCCAGGAAATGGCGAGAAAAGAAGATATCGTCGTACCGGTGGAGCTTGTCGATGGCCGCCGCGAAGCCGTTGTCCCGGGAGACGATCTCGTCGAGCTTGTCCTTCAGGAGCTGCGTGTAGAGGAGCTGCTTGCCGTATTTCCACTCGTACAGCGCTTTTGCCTCGTCGAGCCCCTCGTAGCATTGCAGGCGGATCAGCGGGAGGTCCAGGAAGGCGGCGGCCGTCTTGGCCAGCTCCGTCTTGCCGACGCCGGCGGGCCCCTCCACGAGGATCGGTTTCCCCAGGTGCCAGGCAAGATACACCGTCGTGGCGATGGCGCGGTCGGCGATATAGCCCGTCCCGCGGAATCCCTGCTGGACCGCTTCCCAGGAGGCGATCCGGTTCTGCCGGTCTTCGTTCATGATTACCTTTCCGTCCATTCGCGTTTCCGTCACTTCGGGTTCCGGATGAAGTCGAGCCCCGCCTTTTTCAGGCGCAGCGTGAGCACGTTGCGTCCCACCGAAAGGGCCAGGCGGGTGTCCGAGGCCCAGCCGGCCAGGTCTCCATCGGAGGCAAAGCCCCCCTGGGAGGCCAGGTCGTCCAGGAGGAACTGGCAGTGGTCCGCCATCTCGCGGAAGGTGAAGAGCAGGGAGAAGAGGGGGCGCGCGGGATCGGGATGGTCGAGAAGCCAGGCCGCCTCCCGGGCCAGGATCCGGATCATGTCCAGTTGGGCGGAAAGACGTCCCAGGTCGGCGCGGATCTCTTCACCCGGCTCGGTGGCGTCCCGGAAGAGCGCGGAGAGGAGACGGGCCTGGCGGAACAGGACGCCCGTGACGGGGCCCATGAGCAGGGTGTCCTCGATCTCCCGGAACGGGAACGCCAGTCGCCGGTAGGCGTCGGTCGTTTCCCCCAGGGCGGCCTCCGGCGGGACAAAACAGTCCTTCAGGATAATCCCGCCGTGTGGAGAAGGGTGAAGCGCCTTCATGTCCGCCGGCTCGGTCCGGATCAGTCCCGGGGCGTCGGCGGGAACCAGGAAGGTGCCGAAGGACTTTTTCTTCTCCGTTCCGCCGGTTACGGCCAGGGCCACGAAGAGACCGGCCAGGGGACCGTTGGAGAGCATGGCCTTCTCCCCGTTGAGGACCCATCCGCCGTCCCGCGGCTCCGCGGAGGTTTTTAGAAATTTCGGGTGGGCTCCCACCTTCGGTTCCGAGGCGGCGAGCGAGATGACGGTCCGGCCCGAAATGACGGAGTCCAGCCACTGGCGGCGCTGGTCCTCCGTGGCGTCTTGCAGGAAAACCCACCGGGTCACCATCACCTGGATCAGCCAGGAAAGAACCACTCCCAAGCAGCCGCCGTGGAGGGCCAGGGTCTCGCCGACGGCCTGAATGGCCGGTGCGCCGCCACCGCTGCCGCCGGCTTCCACGGGGATGCCGATCCGGTAGAATCCCTCCCGGCCCATGCGCTCCCAGAGGTCGGGCGGGAACAGGGCCGTCCGGGTCAGCTCCGACCGGTGCGGGTCGATGACGGACTCGGCAAACCGGGCGACCCGCCCGGTCTCCTGCCGGATTCGCTCCTGCTCTGCCTGCATCATGGCGATTCCCCTCCGTCGGCGGTCTTGTGCGGGCCGCTGTTGCGCCCGAATCTCCTGGAAATGTCCTGCAGGATGCGCCGGAAGGTGTCGAGATCCGCCTCCGAGAAACCCTCCTTCACCTGCCGGTTCACCGCGCGGATCACCTCTTTGGCCCTGTTGCATTCTTCTCTTCCGGCCGGTGTCAGGTACAGGTTGGACGAGCGCCGGTCTCCCGGATTGGCGTCACGGCGGATGAAGCCTGCACGCTCCAGGCGGTCCGCCAGTCCCGTCAGGGTGGAGTTGTCCACGGCGAGGATCGTGCTCAACTCCGTCATGGTTCTGCCGTCCCGCTGCTTGAGGAGGAAGAGGATGCCGCTCTGGGCGATGGTGACCCGGATTCCATTTGAGGTCAGGGCGGCATTGATGTGGTTTCGGATCTGCTGTTGCGCCGTGCTCAGCATGTAGATGAAGCGGTCGTCCGCCGGAGGCGGTGGGTCGGTCCGTGTGTTTGGCATGCGTATATTTGGCATGCCAAACAATCGTTGTCAAGAAGAAGATGGGTCAGGTCGGGGAAAATTCTATTCGAGGCGGTAATCCTTTTCCTGGAAGAGGGCGAGGCAGGCGTCGACGACGACTGCGTCGTACAGGGTTCCCCGGTGGGTCCGGATCTCGTCCATGGCCACCTCGGTGCCGAGGGCCGGCCGGTAGGGACGATGGGAGCACATGGCCTCCACGACGTCCGCCACCGCAAGGATTCTTGATTCCAGGAGAATCTCGTCCCCCTTGAGGCCGCTGGGGTAGCCCGATCCGTCCAGGCGTTCGTGGTGCTCCAGGACCATGCGGGCGATGGGCCAGGGAAACTCGATCTCCCGGATGATTTCGAAGCCGGTCTGGGCATGGGTCTTGACGAGGAGCATCTCGATGGGGCTGAGCTCCGAGGGTTTGCCGAGGATCTCCGCGGGAACGGCCACCTTGCCGATGTCGTGGATGGCGCCGGCCATGCGCAGGCCGTCCACCTGGTCCGCCGGCAGATTCAGCTCCTGGGCGATTCGGCGGGCCAGGTCCGATACGCGCTGCTGGTGGCCCGACGTGCAGGGGTCCCGGTATTCGATCGTGGAGGCCATCACCTTGATGATCCCGCCGAGAGCCCTGCGGATCCTGGCGAAGCTGTCCCGGACGCGAGCTTCGGCCAGGTGTTGATCAGTGATATCGCTGATAAATCCTTCCAGGGTAGTGACTTTCCCATCGGCCGAGGGGATTCCGTTGCCCTGCTCCGAGACGAACTTCTCCTTTCCGTCCCGGGTCAGGAGACGGTACGTGAGGCGATAGGTCCGGCCTCCGGTGATGACGGACTGGATCCTGTTCCAGACGCTGTCCCGGTCCACCGGGTGGATGAGCTCGTTGTACGTGACCACGCCGCCGGTGAGCTCTTCGGGGGTGTAACCGGTCAGCTCAAGGCAGCCTGCACTGACGTAGTCCACGTTCCAGTCCCGGTCGTTGGCGCAGCGAAACGCCATGCCGGGGAGGTGGTCCATCAGGTTGGCCAGGCGGCGCCTGCTCTCAGCGAGGTCCTCCTCCATCTTCCGCCGCTCGGTCACGTCGGAGAGGGTTCCGGTGATGCCGCAGTACCGCCCGTCCTGGAAGATCTTCCGGCTGATGGCGGCGCGCACCCAGATGATGCGCCCGTCCTTGGCGTACAGCCTGCTCTCCCAGGGCTGCATCCCCGAGCTCCCCTCCAGTTCGAAGCGGTTGAGCATCTCCTTGAGGTCGTGCCGATGGATGTAGGACATGAAGGGCTGGCCGATCATCTCCTCGGGGCGGTACCCCAGCACTGACTCAATCTGGGGACTGACGAACGTGACCGTGCCGTCCACGTCGAGGGCATACACCGTTTCCTGCAGGCTCTGAATGAGGGAGCGGTACTGCAGCTCGTTTTCCGAGACGGGCTCGGCGCTCTGGCTTGGCGACAACGCTTCCTTCAGACCGGAAAACGGATGGCTCCAGGTCCCGCCCAGACTGGCCAGCTTCGTTTCCAGGAAGGCAATCCGGCGGCGGGCCTGCTCCATCTCCTGATTCAGCTTCTCATAACTCTTTGCATCGTCCATCGACACGTACTCCTGATGGGTATTTCCTCTCAACGTCTCCTGTACGGAAGCCTTCGCCGTCAGCGGCACAGGGTCAGTATCTCGGCAATCGCTTCTTTCGTGTAATCCTTGAGCCCCCACACCTGGGCGAGGGCAAAGGCGTTCTCCGTGATGAGGCCGATTCCCTCCTCGGGGATCTTTCCCTCCGCCAGGGTCACGGGACTGCCGATGGCGGCGAACCATTTCTTGAGGCTCTCAATGCCCTCCCGGGCGGCCTCGGTATCGTCCGCCGCTTCGACATGGAAGATCCGGCGGGCCAGGCGGGCGAACCGGGCGGGGTTCTTCCGGGCGGCCCAGGTCATCCAGGCGGGCATGACGATGGAGAGCCCCGCCCCGTGCGGGATGTCGTAGAGGGCGCTCAGGGCGTGCTCGACCATGTGCATGGGGAAGCCGACGATTCCCATTCCGGCGGTGGTGAGGCCGTTGAAGCCCAGGACGGCGGACCACATCAGCGTCGCCCGGGCCTCGTAGTTCTCCGGCTCCCGGAGGATCACGCCGGTGCTCTCCATGACGCTGTGCATCAGGGCCTCCACCAACCCGTCCTGCAGGTCGCTGGACGTGGCGGTGTTGGTGAAATAGCCCTCCAGCATGTGGGCGATGATGTCGACGGCGCTGTAGGCACTGTAGGCGCGGTCAAGGCTGAAGAGAACCGTCGGATCCAGGACGGAGGCCTTCGGCTGGACCGCCATGTCCCGGATGCTGTATTTTCGGGCTCCATCCTCGTTAGTGATGACGGCGGCGGGATTCATCTCCGATGCGCTGGCGGAGACGGTGACCACGGTGAGGACCGGCAGGGCCTTTTTGATGGCGCTTTTCCGGAGGAAGAAATCCCAGACGTCGCATTCGGCCGGAACGCCTGCGGCGATAGCCTTGGCCGTGTCGATGACGCTTCCGCCCCCTACCGCCAGGACGACGTCGGCTCCTTCGTTCCGGGCCCGTTCGATGCCCAGGCGGACGTGCGAGAGGACCGGGTTTGAACGGGCGCCGGGAAACTCCGCAACGGCGACCCCCGCCTCAGCCAGGGAGGCCATGACCTGGTCGTAGACCCCGTTGCGCTTGATGCTGCCGGTTCCGTAGACGAGGAGCACTTTCGCTCCGTGGCGGCGCACCTCCGCCCCGATCCGCCGGATCTGTCCCTTTCCGAAGAGGATCCGCGTGGGGTTTTCGAAGATGAAGTTCTGCATGGCTCCTCCTTCCTTTCGCGGCAGGCGGTTCTTCACGTTTTTCCGGCAGGGGGGTCGGATTTCCGCTCCGCCCCCCTCCGTCCGTTACGGACAGCGGGACGGACCCTTCCCCCGTCCCGCGGTCTCCACCTTTTTCAGGATCCCCCCCTGAAAGGAGAGGTGGTAGATGAAATCGTTCTCGCCGCAGTTGTAGGACCAGCGCTCGACGCTCTGCCGCTTTCCTTTCCTGCTGGCCACCTTTTTCCGGGTTCCCTTCTTTTTGTCTTTTGTTTCCTCCTCGACCGACGTCCCCGTTTCAACGGAGGAAACCTTCTCCTTCAGCAGGGGGTCGCCGCACTCCAGGATGACTTTCGCCTTGCTGTCCCCCTCCGAAACGAGGGCGCCGCCGCGGCAGCGGAAAGCCTCCGCCGCCGTCGCCGTGCCGGCCAGGAACAGTGTGACCAGGATCACGGTCCCGGCCCATCGCGTTCCTCTCATCGATGGTTCTCCTCTCTGTTCCGTATTTTGACTGGCCGGGGAAGCGGATCAAACAGGAACCGGTCATCCACTAACGGAATTTGCCGGGATGGTCAAGGTTTGAAAAAGCGCGGAGAAGGCCCTTTTTTCAGAGTTGACAATATCTTGCCGATTGGTTACCGATAAGCGCTATATTAAACATAAGGGTTGTTGTGCAAGGGACCTTTCGGCATTGCATGTTCGTGTCCTGGCAGCCGGCCCATATCAATAAAATCTTGCGGAGGATCTGGAAAGCCATGGAAAAGAAAATCCCTCTCACCATCGACGGCAAGGCCGTCAAAGCCCTACCGGGACAGACGATCCTGGAGGTAGCCCGGCAGAACGGGATCTTTATTCCCACGCTCTGCTACATGGATCGGACAACCAGGGTCGGCGCCTGCCGTGTGTGCGTGGTGGACGTCGAGGGTGCCCGTACGCTCGTCGCGTCGTGCTGTATGCCGGTCAGTCCGGGCATGGTGGTCCGTACGGACACGCCGAAGGTCCGCGCGGCCCAGCGGATGGTCGTGGAGCTTCTCTGGTCCTCGGGGGATCACAATTGTCTTACCTGCGAGCGCAACGGCAACTGCGAACTCCAGGACCTGGTCTACCGGTTCCAGATCGAGAAGCCCCGCTTCGACATCCAGCCCCCCGGGCACGCGAAGGATCAGTCCAACACCATGATCCAGCGGGACCTGAACAAGTGCATCCTCTGCGGCCGGTGCATCCGGGCGTGCAACGAGATCCAGGTGAACGAGGTTCTCGACTTCAACCGCCGCGGATCCCGGGCCAAGGTCGGTCCCGCCTTCGACGCCGACTACATCGACTCGAACTGCTTTTTCTGCGGAGAGTGTGCGGACGCCTGCCCCGTGGGCGCCATCACGCTCCGTCCCGCCCGTTTCTCAGGGAGACCCTGGGAGGTGAAAAAGGTCCGCACGACCTGCACCTACTGTGGCGTCGGCTGCCAGATGGAACTGAATGTCCATGAAGACCGCATTGTCTCCGTGACGGGAAATCCGGCCTTCGGCGAGCCCAACCTGGGAAGTCTCTGCGTGAAAGGACGGTTCGGCATGGACTTCGTCCAGCACCCGGACCGCCTCAAGACGCCGCTGATCCGCAGGGAG
This DNA window, taken from Syntrophales bacterium, encodes the following:
- a CDS encoding iron-containing alcohol dehydrogenase, coding for MQNFIFENPTRILFGKGQIRRIGAEVRRHGAKVLLVYGTGSIKRNGVYDQVMASLAEAGVAVAEFPGARSNPVLSHVRLGIERARNEGADVVLAVGGGSVIDTAKAIAAGVPAECDVWDFFLRKSAIKKALPVLTVVTVSASASEMNPAAVITNEDGARKYSIRDMAVQPKASVLDPTVLFSLDRAYSAYSAVDIIAHMLEGYFTNTATSSDLQDGLVEALMHSVMESTGVILREPENYEARATLMWSAVLGFNGLTTAGMGIVGFPMHMVEHALSALYDIPHGAGLSIVMPAWMTWAARKNPARFARLARRIFHVEAADDTEAAREGIESLKKWFAAIGSPVTLAEGKIPEEGIGLITENAFALAQVWGLKDYTKEAIAEILTLCR
- a CDS encoding PAS domain S-box protein — encoded protein: MDDAKSYEKLNQEMEQARRRIAFLETKLASLGGTWSHPFSGLKEALSPSQSAEPVSENELQYRSLIQSLQETVYALDVDGTVTFVSPQIESVLGYRPEEMIGQPFMSYIHRHDLKEMLNRFELEGSSGMQPWESRLYAKDGRIIWVRAAISRKIFQDGRYCGITGTLSDVTERRKMEEDLAESRRRLANLMDHLPGMAFRCANDRDWNVDYVSAGCLELTGYTPEELTGGVVTYNELIHPVDRDSVWNRIQSVITGGRTYRLTYRLLTRDGKEKFVSEQGNGIPSADGKVTTLEGFISDITDQHLAEARVRDSFARIRRALGGIIKVMASTIEYRDPCTSGHQQRVSDLARRIAQELNLPADQVDGLRMAGAIHDIGKVAVPAEILGKPSELSPIEMLLVKTHAQTGFEIIREIEFPWPIARMVLEHHERLDGSGYPSGLKGDEILLESRILAVADVVEAMCSHRPYRPALGTEVAMDEIRTHRGTLYDAVVVDACLALFQEKDYRLE
- a CDS encoding MoxR family ATPase — encoded protein: MDGKVIMNEDRQNRIASWEAVQQGFRGTGYIADRAIATTVYLAWHLGKPILVEGPAGVGKTELAKTAAAFLDLPLIRLQCYEGLDEAKALYEWKYGKQLLYTQLLKDKLDEIVSRDNGFAAAIDKLHRYDDIFFSRHFLEPRPLLKALEHPGGAVLLVDEIDKADEEFEAFLLEILSEYQVSIPEIGTVSAASRPFVFLTSNNTRELSEALKRRCLHLFIPFPDAALERRIVRSRVPDLPEKLEKQLVSFIQEIRGLDLKKAPSISETIDWARVVVLLHAERLTTEVVRDTLHVFLKYQDDVHTVEERMPQLAPLLLRNDAG
- a CDS encoding acyl-CoA dehydrogenase produces the protein MMQAEQERIRQETGRVARFAESVIDPHRSELTRTALFPPDLWERMGREGFYRIGIPVEAGGSGGGAPAIQAVGETLALHGGCLGVVLSWLIQVMVTRWVFLQDATEDQRRQWLDSVISGRTVISLAASEPKVGAHPKFLKTSAEPRDGGWVLNGEKAMLSNGPLAGLFVALAVTGGTEKKKSFGTFLVPADAPGLIRTEPADMKALHPSPHGGIILKDCFVPPEAALGETTDAYRRLAFPFREIEDTLLMGPVTGVLFRQARLLSALFRDATEPGEEIRADLGRLSAQLDMIRILAREAAWLLDHPDPARPLFSLLFTFREMADHCQFLLDDLASQGGFASDGDLAGWASDTRLALSVGRNVLTLRLKKAGLDFIRNPK
- a CDS encoding MarR family transcriptional regulator, which translates into the protein MPNTRTDPPPPADDRFIYMLSTAQQQIRNHINAALTSNGIRVTIAQSGILFLLKQRDGRTMTELSTILAVDNSTLTGLADRLERAGFIRRDANPGDRRSSNLYLTPAGREECNRAKEVIRAVNRQVKEGFSEADLDTFRRILQDISRRFGRNSGPHKTADGGESP
- a CDS encoding DUF2845 domain-containing protein, whose product is MRGTRWAGTVILVTLFLAGTATAAEAFRCRGGALVSEGDSKAKVILECGDPLLKEKVSSVETGTSVEEETKDKKKGTRKKVASRKGKRQSVERWSYNCGENDFIYHLSFQGGILKKVETAGRGKGPSRCP